The Planctomycetota bacterium genome contains the following window.
CCACGCGTCAATGGCTTCCCGGTGGAATCGCCAGTGGCGACCGACCTTGTGGCCAGGAACCTTGCCCTCTGCGCACAGCTTGTAAAGTGTGGAGGTAGAGAGCTTGAGGTATTTTGCCAAGTCATTGATGGTCATAACCATGTCGTTTGATTGTCTGGCCATCTGCATCCGTCCGCATGCTGTAGCGACACCCGCCCCGGTGGCTCATCGGTCACCTGCGTATTTCACAGTTATTTGCCGTTGGCGTCAACGGCTCGTCGGTCGTCGGGTGACATGGGGGCGTCAGTCGCTCAACGCATTCGGACGAAAATCAAAACGCCCGGCCGACGCGAGGCCGGCACGGGCGCTTCCGGGGGCGAAGCTATTTTGACGATCGTAGCGACATTGG
Protein-coding sequences here:
- a CDS encoding helix-turn-helix domain-containing protein codes for the protein MARQSNDMVMTINDLAKYLKLSTSTLYKLCAEGKVPGHKVGRHWRFHREAIDAWLKNQPSKR